In Onychostoma macrolepis isolate SWU-2019 chromosome 04, ASM1243209v1, whole genome shotgun sequence, one DNA window encodes the following:
- the tmem181 gene encoding transmembrane protein 181 isoform X2: MERPESFEKPLLGEMKRLCRRIQDAFSELQEDLTPYKTERFYRLAPMRLYTLSKRHFVLVFVVFFFCFGVSMLIGVSGPKIISENYYNGLSLSINGSKSGPFDLRSPPLSNYNQQLWLTCIIQLDRSNLSWDELGMNVELQGVMQDASVMHIRDNVHNKNRSLRCAARQQACDEIIVLHLGYLNYTQYKINVSFRNLQEGLKDKIKNVTFVFKMYNATFSQVEIWFRFVFVVMTFIVTCMFAHSLRKFSMRDWGIEQKWMSILLPLLLLYNDPFFPLSFLVNSWFPGTLDAFFQALFLCALLLFWLCVYHGIRVQGDRRFLTFYLPKLLIVGLLWLSAVTLGIWQTVNELQDPTYQYKVDIQNFQGMKVFFLLLVAVYVLYLVFLVLCACSELKNAPYTDLRLKFLTALTLLVLVISVVILYLRFGSKALQDNFVAELSTHYQNSAEFLSFYGLLNFYLYTLAFVYSPSRNALYDSQLKDNPAFSMLNDSDDEVIYGSDYEEMPLQNGRAIKASAKYQDESESD, translated from the exons ATGGAGCGACCGGAGAGCTTCGAGAAGCCGCTGCTGGGGGAGATGAAGCGGCTCTGCAGGAGAATACAAGACGCCTTCAGCGAGCTCCAGGAGGACCTGACGCCCTACAAAACCGAGCGCTTCTACCG gTTGGCCCCCATGCGTCTCTACACTCTCTCTAAGAGGCACTTTGTTCTGGTGTTCGTGGTTTTCTTCTTCTGCTTCGGCGTCTCGATGCTCATCGGTGTGTCAG GACCGAAGATCATTAGTGAGAATTATTACAACGGTTTGAGTCTCAGCATCAATGGATCAAAG AGCGGCCCGTTTGACCTCCGATCTCCGCCGCTGTCCAACTACAACCAGCAGCTGTGGCTGACCTGCATCATCCAGCTGGACCGCAGCA ATTTGAGCTGGGACGAGCTGGGGATGAATGTGGAGCTGCAGGGCGTGATGCAGGACGCCAGCGTGATGCACATCAGAGACAACGTTCACAACAAGAACCGAAGCCTCCGCTGCGCCGCC cgTCAGCAGGCGTGTGACGAGATCATCGTGCTGCATCTGGGATATCTGAACTACACGCAGTACAAGATCAACGTCAGCTTCAGGAACCTGCAGGAGGGCCTGAAGGACAAAATCAAAAACGTGACTTTTGTG TTTAAGATGTACAACGCCACGTTCTCTCAGGTGGAGATCTGGTTCCGCTTCGTGTTTGTGGTGATGACCTTCATCGTGACC tgCATGTTCGCTCACTCTTTACGCAAGTTCTCCATGAGGGACTGGGGAATCGAGCAGAAGTGGATGTCTATTCTTCTTCCTCTGCTGCTGCTGTACAACG ATCCGTTCTTCCCGCTGTCGTTCCTGGTGAACAGCTGGTTTCCGGGAACGCTGGACGCTTTCTTCCAGGCTCTGTTCCTGTGTGCGCTGCTGCTCTTCTGGCTGTGTGTGTATCACGGCATCCGAGTGCAG GGAGACCGGAGGTTCCTGACCTTCTACCTGCCCAAGCTGCTGATCGTGGGGCTGCTGTGGCTCTCGGCCGTCACGCTGGGAATCTGGCAAAC gGTGAATGAGCTGCAGGATCCCACGTATCAGTACAAAGTGGACATCCAGAACTTCCAG GGCATGAAGGTCTTCTTCTTGCTGCTGGTGGCGGTGTATGTGCTGTATCTGGTGTTTCTGGTGCTGTGTGCCTGCTCCGAGCTCAAGAACGCGCCTTACacag ATCTGCGGCTGAAGTTCCTGACGGCGCTGACGCTGCTGGTGCTGGTGATCAG TGTGGTTATTCTTTACCTGAGATTCGGCTCCAAGGCTTTGCAAGACAACTTTGTTGCTGAACTCTCCACTCACTACCAGAATT CAGCCGAATTTCTTTCCTTCTACGGCCTCCTGAACTTCTATCTCTACACGCTAGCGTTCGTCTACTCGCCCTCCAGGAACGCTCTGTACG ACTCGCAGCTGAAGGACAATCCTGCCTTCTCCATGCTCAACGACTCGGACGATGAAGTCATTTACGG GAGCGATTATGAGGAAATGCCTCTTCAGAACGGCCGCGCCATCAAAGCCAGCGCCAAATACCAGGATGAGAGCGAGAGCGACTGA
- the tmem181 gene encoding transmembrane protein 181 isoform X1: protein MERPESFEKPLLGEMKRLCRRIQDAFSELQEDLTPYKTERFYRLAPMRLYTLSKRHFVLVFVVFFFCFGVSMLIGVSGPKIISENYYNGLSLSINGSKSGPFDLRSPPLSNYNQQLWLTCIIQLDRSIADLSWDELGMNVELQGVMQDASVMHIRDNVHNKNRSLRCAARQQACDEIIVLHLGYLNYTQYKINVSFRNLQEGLKDKIKNVTFVFKMYNATFSQVEIWFRFVFVVMTFIVTCMFAHSLRKFSMRDWGIEQKWMSILLPLLLLYNDPFFPLSFLVNSWFPGTLDAFFQALFLCALLLFWLCVYHGIRVQGDRRFLTFYLPKLLIVGLLWLSAVTLGIWQTVNELQDPTYQYKVDIQNFQGMKVFFLLLVAVYVLYLVFLVLCACSELKNAPYTDLRLKFLTALTLLVLVISVVILYLRFGSKALQDNFVAELSTHYQNSAEFLSFYGLLNFYLYTLAFVYSPSRNALYDSQLKDNPAFSMLNDSDDEVIYGSDYEEMPLQNGRAIKASAKYQDESESD, encoded by the exons ATGGAGCGACCGGAGAGCTTCGAGAAGCCGCTGCTGGGGGAGATGAAGCGGCTCTGCAGGAGAATACAAGACGCCTTCAGCGAGCTCCAGGAGGACCTGACGCCCTACAAAACCGAGCGCTTCTACCG gTTGGCCCCCATGCGTCTCTACACTCTCTCTAAGAGGCACTTTGTTCTGGTGTTCGTGGTTTTCTTCTTCTGCTTCGGCGTCTCGATGCTCATCGGTGTGTCAG GACCGAAGATCATTAGTGAGAATTATTACAACGGTTTGAGTCTCAGCATCAATGGATCAAAG AGCGGCCCGTTTGACCTCCGATCTCCGCCGCTGTCCAACTACAACCAGCAGCTGTGGCTGACCTGCATCATCCAGCTGGACCGCAGCA TTGCAGATTTGAGCTGGGACGAGCTGGGGATGAATGTGGAGCTGCAGGGCGTGATGCAGGACGCCAGCGTGATGCACATCAGAGACAACGTTCACAACAAGAACCGAAGCCTCCGCTGCGCCGCC cgTCAGCAGGCGTGTGACGAGATCATCGTGCTGCATCTGGGATATCTGAACTACACGCAGTACAAGATCAACGTCAGCTTCAGGAACCTGCAGGAGGGCCTGAAGGACAAAATCAAAAACGTGACTTTTGTG TTTAAGATGTACAACGCCACGTTCTCTCAGGTGGAGATCTGGTTCCGCTTCGTGTTTGTGGTGATGACCTTCATCGTGACC tgCATGTTCGCTCACTCTTTACGCAAGTTCTCCATGAGGGACTGGGGAATCGAGCAGAAGTGGATGTCTATTCTTCTTCCTCTGCTGCTGCTGTACAACG ATCCGTTCTTCCCGCTGTCGTTCCTGGTGAACAGCTGGTTTCCGGGAACGCTGGACGCTTTCTTCCAGGCTCTGTTCCTGTGTGCGCTGCTGCTCTTCTGGCTGTGTGTGTATCACGGCATCCGAGTGCAG GGAGACCGGAGGTTCCTGACCTTCTACCTGCCCAAGCTGCTGATCGTGGGGCTGCTGTGGCTCTCGGCCGTCACGCTGGGAATCTGGCAAAC gGTGAATGAGCTGCAGGATCCCACGTATCAGTACAAAGTGGACATCCAGAACTTCCAG GGCATGAAGGTCTTCTTCTTGCTGCTGGTGGCGGTGTATGTGCTGTATCTGGTGTTTCTGGTGCTGTGTGCCTGCTCCGAGCTCAAGAACGCGCCTTACacag ATCTGCGGCTGAAGTTCCTGACGGCGCTGACGCTGCTGGTGCTGGTGATCAG TGTGGTTATTCTTTACCTGAGATTCGGCTCCAAGGCTTTGCAAGACAACTTTGTTGCTGAACTCTCCACTCACTACCAGAATT CAGCCGAATTTCTTTCCTTCTACGGCCTCCTGAACTTCTATCTCTACACGCTAGCGTTCGTCTACTCGCCCTCCAGGAACGCTCTGTACG ACTCGCAGCTGAAGGACAATCCTGCCTTCTCCATGCTCAACGACTCGGACGATGAAGTCATTTACGG GAGCGATTATGAGGAAATGCCTCTTCAGAACGGCCGCGCCATCAAAGCCAGCGCCAAATACCAGGATGAGAGCGAGAGCGACTGA
- the tmem181 gene encoding transmembrane protein 181 isoform X3, producing MERLAPMRLYTLSKRHFVLVFVVFFFCFGVSMLIGVSGPKIISENYYNGLSLSINGSKSGPFDLRSPPLSNYNQQLWLTCIIQLDRSIADLSWDELGMNVELQGVMQDASVMHIRDNVHNKNRSLRCAARQQACDEIIVLHLGYLNYTQYKINVSFRNLQEGLKDKIKNVTFVFKMYNATFSQVEIWFRFVFVVMTFIVTCMFAHSLRKFSMRDWGIEQKWMSILLPLLLLYNDPFFPLSFLVNSWFPGTLDAFFQALFLCALLLFWLCVYHGIRVQGDRRFLTFYLPKLLIVGLLWLSAVTLGIWQTVNELQDPTYQYKVDIQNFQGMKVFFLLLVAVYVLYLVFLVLCACSELKNAPYTDLRLKFLTALTLLVLVISVVILYLRFGSKALQDNFVAELSTHYQNSAEFLSFYGLLNFYLYTLAFVYSPSRNALYDSQLKDNPAFSMLNDSDDEVIYGSDYEEMPLQNGRAIKASAKYQDESESD from the exons ATGGAGCG gTTGGCCCCCATGCGTCTCTACACTCTCTCTAAGAGGCACTTTGTTCTGGTGTTCGTGGTTTTCTTCTTCTGCTTCGGCGTCTCGATGCTCATCGGTGTGTCAG GACCGAAGATCATTAGTGAGAATTATTACAACGGTTTGAGTCTCAGCATCAATGGATCAAAG AGCGGCCCGTTTGACCTCCGATCTCCGCCGCTGTCCAACTACAACCAGCAGCTGTGGCTGACCTGCATCATCCAGCTGGACCGCAGCA TTGCAGATTTGAGCTGGGACGAGCTGGGGATGAATGTGGAGCTGCAGGGCGTGATGCAGGACGCCAGCGTGATGCACATCAGAGACAACGTTCACAACAAGAACCGAAGCCTCCGCTGCGCCGCC cgTCAGCAGGCGTGTGACGAGATCATCGTGCTGCATCTGGGATATCTGAACTACACGCAGTACAAGATCAACGTCAGCTTCAGGAACCTGCAGGAGGGCCTGAAGGACAAAATCAAAAACGTGACTTTTGTG TTTAAGATGTACAACGCCACGTTCTCTCAGGTGGAGATCTGGTTCCGCTTCGTGTTTGTGGTGATGACCTTCATCGTGACC tgCATGTTCGCTCACTCTTTACGCAAGTTCTCCATGAGGGACTGGGGAATCGAGCAGAAGTGGATGTCTATTCTTCTTCCTCTGCTGCTGCTGTACAACG ATCCGTTCTTCCCGCTGTCGTTCCTGGTGAACAGCTGGTTTCCGGGAACGCTGGACGCTTTCTTCCAGGCTCTGTTCCTGTGTGCGCTGCTGCTCTTCTGGCTGTGTGTGTATCACGGCATCCGAGTGCAG GGAGACCGGAGGTTCCTGACCTTCTACCTGCCCAAGCTGCTGATCGTGGGGCTGCTGTGGCTCTCGGCCGTCACGCTGGGAATCTGGCAAAC gGTGAATGAGCTGCAGGATCCCACGTATCAGTACAAAGTGGACATCCAGAACTTCCAG GGCATGAAGGTCTTCTTCTTGCTGCTGGTGGCGGTGTATGTGCTGTATCTGGTGTTTCTGGTGCTGTGTGCCTGCTCCGAGCTCAAGAACGCGCCTTACacag ATCTGCGGCTGAAGTTCCTGACGGCGCTGACGCTGCTGGTGCTGGTGATCAG TGTGGTTATTCTTTACCTGAGATTCGGCTCCAAGGCTTTGCAAGACAACTTTGTTGCTGAACTCTCCACTCACTACCAGAATT CAGCCGAATTTCTTTCCTTCTACGGCCTCCTGAACTTCTATCTCTACACGCTAGCGTTCGTCTACTCGCCCTCCAGGAACGCTCTGTACG ACTCGCAGCTGAAGGACAATCCTGCCTTCTCCATGCTCAACGACTCGGACGATGAAGTCATTTACGG GAGCGATTATGAGGAAATGCCTCTTCAGAACGGCCGCGCCATCAAAGCCAGCGCCAAATACCAGGATGAGAGCGAGAGCGACTGA
- the dynlt1b gene encoding dynein light chain Tctex-type 1, translating into MDDDQSAEETAFVVEEVSSIVKESLEAVIGRNPYEHKRVNQWMSSVVEQCLGQLSKLGKPFKYIVTCIIMQKNGAGLQSASSCFWDNTTDGSCTVRWENKHLYCIVSVFGLAI; encoded by the exons aTGGACGACGATCAGAGCGCGGAGGAG ACGGCGTTCGTGGTGGAAGAAGTGAGCAGCATCGTGAAGGAG TCTCTGGAGGCTGTGATCGGCAGAAACCCGTACGAACACAAGCGTGTGAACCAGTGGATGTCCAGCGTGGTGGAGCAGTGCCTCGGTCAGCTCAGCAAACTCGGCAAACCCTTCAAATACATCG TCACATGCATTATAATGCAGAAGAACGGCGCAGGACTGCAGTCGGCTTCTTCATGTTTCTGGGACAATACTACAGATG GCAGCTGCACGGTCCGATGGGAAAACAAACACCTGTACTGCATCGTCAGTGTGTTCGGACTCGCCATCTAG